The sequence AGTTGTTAAAAATATAATTGATACAGCTATTCCAAAGAAAAATTTAAATCTAATTTTTTATTTATCCGTCTTAGTTTTATTTATGTATGGAGTAAGAACTATATTTGCTATTGTTTCATTTAGCAGAGGTCAATTAATGGGAAACAAAATTAAATACCATATGAGAAATGACTTGTTTAATCATATGCTTAAACAATCAAATGAATTTTTTAATAAAAAAGAAAAAGGAGAATTAATTGCTAGAATAACAAGTGATTTAGAAAATTCTTCTTCTCTTTTATATAGAGGCCTTCAAGATTCAATGTCTGCAGGAGGATCTTTAATCGGAAGTTTCTGTCTTATGTTTTTTTTCAGTCCTATTTTAACTTTAATTATTTTTTTACCTTTCCCATTTGGTTTTATATTTGTTTACTCTAAAAACAAAAAATTAAAATCTGGATATAAAGAAATTAGAAAAATGAATAGTAATTTTACAAGTACTGTCTATGAATTATTTAGAGTTATTTTATTTTTAAAAGATAATGTTCTTGAACAATATGCTAACAATAATTTTAAAAGAAGTAATAATAATCTTTTAATGGCTGAAAAGAAAAACTATTTAAATGTTGGAATTTTTATGTCTGGAGTCACTTTTTATGTTCATTTAACACAAATAATTCTAATTGGATTTGGTGGTTATCTATTTGTAGAAAATAAAATAACTTTAGGTATTATAATTTCATTCTTATTGCTTGTAGATAGATTTAAAATTTCTTTAATCAAACTTGCAGGGCTTGCTGATTCTTATCAAAAAGGAATGTCTGGTATAAATAGATTAAAAAATATGTTAGAAACAGAAGACAGCTCTTTTAAAGGCTCTAAAATAGTTCCTTTACCATTTAAAAATATTAAATTTGAAAATGTTTCCTTTTCATATGGAAATGAAAATGTATTAAATAATATTTCTTTCAATATTAACTCCAAAG is a genomic window of Fusobacterium sp. JB019 containing:
- a CDS encoding ABC transporter ATP-binding protein, which codes for MKTKNLILKYYQKEKKLLTIFIIFNIMVTALDLTAPLVVKNIIDTAIPKKNLNLIFYLSVLVLFMYGVRTIFAIVSFSRGQLMGNKIKYHMRNDLFNHMLKQSNEFFNKKEKGELIARITSDLENSSSLLYRGLQDSMSAGGSLIGSFCLMFFFSPILTLIIFLPFPFGFIFVYSKNKKLKSGYKEIRKMNSNFTSTVYELFRVILFLKDNVLEQYANNNFKRSNNNLLMAEKKNYLNVGIFMSGVTFYVHLTQIILIGFGGYLFVENKITLGIIISFLLLVDRFKISLIKLAGLADSYQKGMSGINRLKNMLETEDSSFKGSKIVPLPFKNIKFENVSFSYGNENVLNNISFNINSKEKVAIIGKSGIGKSTILNLIKKNYLPTSGTISINNIDYKELNKKSLLNMMGILNNSENILYDTIGKNISVVKNKSTLEDVKNASKKAYINDMIEKLPKQYNSILGNKGTNLSTGQNQRISFARLFLKKPEIILLDEATSGLDSISEKIVINNILKFLKEKTVIFVTHRLDIIKNFDRILVFNEDGIVENGNFEKLIKNKGEFYNLYEENKKKF